From the Acidilutibacter cellobiosedens genome, one window contains:
- a CDS encoding response regulator transcription factor, with translation MAKKRIFIIEDEIKISRFIQLELEHEGYITYIEQDGRIGLEKAINGNYDLIILDVMLPSLNGMEILRRLRQTSETPVIMLTAKDDITDKVMVLDIGADDYITKPFAIEELLARIRVIFKRKNIVLPSNPNIIQIDSLILDTEKYLVTYSNIPIDLTKKEFDLLKYLMINKGLVLTRDNILEKVWGYSYAGNTNIVDVYVRYLRSKIDDKYNKKFIHTIRGVGYQLKDE, from the coding sequence ATTCAATTGGAACTGGAACATGAAGGATATATAACTTATATTGAACAGGATGGAAGAATAGGATTGGAAAAAGCTATAAATGGAAATTACGATTTGATTATACTTGACGTTATGCTTCCTTCATTAAACGGTATGGAGATATTAAGAAGACTCAGACAAACCTCTGAAACTCCTGTAATTATGTTAACTGCCAAAGATGATATAACGGATAAGGTGATGGTTCTGGATATTGGAGCCGATGATTATATCACAAAACCTTTTGCAATAGAAGAACTTTTAGCAAGAATCCGAGTAATATTCAAACGAAAGAATATTGTTCTACCATCAAATCCAAATATCATTCAAATTGATAGTTTAATTTTGGATACGGAAAAGTACCTTGTCACTTACAGTAATATTCCTATTGATTTAACTAAGAAGGAATTTGATCTGTTGAAATATCTCATGATAAATAAAGGACTGGTGCTCACCAGAGACAATATACTTGAAAAAGTCTGGGGATACAGCTATGCCGGAAATACCAATATAGTTGATGTATATGTACGTTATCTGAGAAGCAAAATTGATGATAAATATAACAAAAAATTCATTCATACTATACGTGGAGTGGGGTATCAGCTAAAAGATGAATAA
- a CDS encoding HAMP domain-containing sensor histidine kinase, whose amino-acid sequence MLSTKNSEKLISPIENLTDMAKKISIDDLDKRIDVKGSKDELKELAITFNNMLDRIQESVEKQNQFVSDASHELRTPIAVIQGYINLLDRWGKDDKAVLNESIQAIKDESENMKHLIENLLFLARSDKHTQKIHKEKFMLNEIIDEIVTETKMIDTSHIILMEKNEEFMINADKNLIKEALRIFIDNSIKYTPPKGTIKISSWVKNYTSIITIEDTGIGISRKDLPHIFDRFYRADKARNREKGGTGLGLSIAKWIIESHEGIINVTSEQDKGTKIKIELPLAV is encoded by the coding sequence ATGCTTAGTACAAAAAACAGCGAAAAACTTATTTCTCCTATAGAGAATTTAACTGATATGGCCAAAAAGATATCAATAGATGATTTAGACAAAAGAATTGACGTAAAAGGTTCTAAGGATGAATTAAAAGAGCTTGCTATAACTTTTAATAACATGCTGGACAGAATTCAAGAATCCGTTGAAAAACAAAATCAATTTGTATCCGACGCATCTCACGAACTCAGAACTCCTATTGCTGTAATACAAGGATATATAAATCTTCTTGATAGATGGGGAAAAGATGATAAAGCTGTTTTAAACGAGTCCATTCAAGCTATTAAGGATGAATCCGAAAATATGAAACACTTAATAGAAAATCTATTGTTCTTGGCGAGAAGTGACAAACATACTCAGAAAATACACAAAGAAAAATTTATGCTTAATGAAATCATTGATGAAATTGTAACGGAGACTAAGATGATTGATACTTCCCATATAATATTAATGGAAAAAAACGAAGAATTTATGATAAATGCTGATAAAAATCTCATCAAGGAAGCTTTAAGAATATTTATAGATAACAGTATAAAATACACCCCTCCTAAAGGGACCATTAAAATAAGTTCTTGGGTAAAAAATTATACATCAATTATAACAATTGAAGATACAGGGATAGGAATTTCTAGAAAAGATCTTCCTCATATATTCGACAGATTCTATCGAGCCGATAAAGCAAGAAATAGGGAAAAAGGCGGTACAGGTCTTGGACTTTCCATTGCAAAGTGGATAATAGAAAGCCATGAAGGAATTATAAATGTAACAAGTGAACAAGATAAAGGTACAAAAATTAAAATTGAACTTCCATTGGCTGTGTAA
- the phoU gene encoding phosphate signaling complex protein PhoU, whose amino-acid sequence MTRNYLDKDLANLHDLILKMCELVVKSLNDSIKSLRDQDTKLAEEVINLDDEIDRMEVEIETACTRLIALQQPAAKDLRLITATFKIITDLERVADHGVDIAKITKRIYKEKYIKELIDIPRMGEIVTGMLKDSISAYMDEDMDRAREISKRDDIVDALYSQIFRELLVLMMEDTKKIKQSTYFLLISQYIERVADHVTNICESIIYMVSGEHTDLNE is encoded by the coding sequence ATGACGAGAAATTATTTAGATAAGGATTTGGCAAATTTACATGATTTGATTTTAAAAATGTGTGAATTGGTAGTAAAATCTTTAAACGATTCCATTAAGTCATTAAGAGACCAGGATACAAAGTTGGCTGAAGAAGTGATAAATTTAGATGATGAAATTGATAGAATGGAAGTAGAAATAGAGACAGCTTGTACGAGACTTATTGCTCTTCAACAGCCGGCAGCTAAGGATCTAAGATTAATTACCGCAACATTTAAAATAATTACCGATTTAGAAAGAGTTGCCGACCATGGTGTTGATATAGCTAAAATTACAAAGAGAATTTATAAAGAAAAATATATTAAAGAATTAATAGATATACCCAGAATGGGAGAAATTGTAACAGGAATGTTGAAAGATAGTATATCTGCATATATGGATGAAGATATGGATAGAGCAAGAGAAATATCAAAAAGAGATGACATAGTAGATGCATTATATTCTCAGATTTTTAGAGAACTGTTGGTATTAATGATGGAAGATACGAAAAAGATTAAACAATCAACTTATTTTCTTCTTATAAGCCAGTATATAGAAAGGGTTGCGGACCATGTCACAAATATTTGTGAAAGCATTATATATATGGTATCCGGAGAACATACGGATTTAAATGAATGA
- the pstB gene encoding phosphate ABC transporter ATP-binding protein PstB, protein MIENETKNKIEIKNLNLYYGDFHALKNININIKEKSVTALIGPSGCGKSTFLRTLNRMNDLIDSVRIEGSLKLDGIDINQYDVIDLRKKVGMVFQNPNPFPMSVYENIVYGPKIHGIKNKKKLNEIVEKSLNKAVLWDEVKDRLNKSALALSGGQQQRLCIARALAVEPDVLLMDEPTSALDPASTFKIEDLIGQLKNDYTVVIVTHNMQQAGRISDDTAFFMLGEIVEFDSTENIFFNPKDKRTEDYITGRFG, encoded by the coding sequence ATGATAGAGAATGAAACGAAGAATAAGATAGAAATTAAAAACTTAAATTTGTATTACGGAGATTTTCATGCTCTTAAGAATATAAATATAAATATAAAAGAAAAGAGTGTGACAGCCCTTATAGGACCTTCAGGCTGTGGAAAGTCCACATTTTTAAGAACTTTAAATAGGATGAATGATTTAATAGACAGCGTTAGAATAGAAGGTTCCTTAAAATTAGACGGGATAGATATAAACCAGTATGACGTAATTGATTTAAGAAAAAAGGTGGGAATGGTTTTTCAAAATCCTAATCCCTTTCCTATGTCCGTATATGAAAATATAGTTTATGGACCTAAAATACACGGGATAAAGAATAAGAAAAAATTAAATGAAATCGTAGAAAAAAGTTTAAACAAAGCGGTTCTTTGGGATGAGGTAAAGGACAGACTTAATAAATCAGCTTTAGCTCTTTCCGGAGGACAACAGCAGAGGCTTTGTATAGCAAGAGCATTAGCGGTGGAGCCGGATGTTTTATTGATGGATGAACCTACATCAGCTCTTGACCCTGCATCCACTTTTAAGATAGAAGATTTAATTGGACAATTGAAAAATGATTATACTGTCGTAATAGTTACCCATAATATGCAACAAGCAGGAAGGATTTCTGATGATACGGCCTTTTTCATGCTGGGAGAAATAGTTGAATTCGATTCTACGGAAAATATATTTTTTAATCCTAAAGATAAAAGAACCGAAGATTATATAACAGGAAGGTTCGGATAA
- the pstA gene encoding phosphate ABC transporter permease PstA, with protein sequence MKDDMEHKNSIASTKRAEKFAFGIIKFCGIITIIILVAIIGKILINGIPHLSWDFLTKEPENMGREGGIFSVIITTIYLTLFSIVIAGPIGVCAAIFLTEYAKEGIILKIIRFGTESLAGVPSIIFGLFGYVFFVVALNLKYSIVSGGLTLTLMIIPTIIRTSEEAIKAVPVSYREGSLALGATKWQTIYKVVIPAAMPGIMTGIILGIGRVIGETAAVIFTAGSSLGLPESIWRPGRTMAVHLYILASEGLSQGNTYATATVLIITVLIINLIANKLMKKLSKA encoded by the coding sequence ATGAAAGATGATATGGAACATAAAAATTCTATTGCATCTACGAAAAGAGCGGAAAAATTTGCATTTGGTATAATAAAATTTTGTGGTATAATAACTATCATAATTTTAGTTGCAATAATAGGTAAAATTCTTATTAATGGTATACCTCATTTATCGTGGGATTTTCTAACAAAAGAGCCTGAAAATATGGGGAGAGAAGGAGGAATTTTTTCCGTTATTATAACTACAATATATCTTACGTTGTTTTCTATCGTAATAGCCGGACCTATAGGAGTCTGCGCGGCCATATTTTTAACCGAATATGCAAAGGAAGGGATTATATTAAAAATCATTAGATTTGGGACAGAATCGTTAGCAGGGGTTCCTTCAATAATATTTGGCTTGTTTGGATATGTATTCTTTGTAGTGGCTCTTAATTTAAAATATTCCATAGTATCCGGAGGACTTACTCTTACTTTAATGATAATTCCTACTATAATCAGAACTTCCGAAGAAGCTATCAAAGCAGTTCCCGTATCATACAGGGAAGGAAGTTTGGCTTTAGGAGCTACTAAGTGGCAGACAATATATAAAGTTGTAATTCCTGCTGCTATGCCCGGGATAATGACGGGAATAATATTGGGAATCGGCAGAGTAATAGGAGAAACGGCAGCGGTTATATTTACAGCAGGAAGTTCTCTTGGGCTTCCGGAATCCATATGGAGACCGGGAAGGACCATGGCCGTTCATCTTTATATATTGGCATCGGAAGGATTATCGCAAGGGAATACTTATGCGACTGCTACAGTATTAATAATTACCGTTTTGATAATTAATCTTATAGCCAATAAATTAATGAAAAAACTTTCCAAAGCATAG
- the pstC gene encoding phosphate ABC transporter permease subunit PstC, with product MKFHERLIEIILFLCALSAIFGLALITYFIFREGVPIMIKYGIKKFLLGTTWAPLRYEYGILPMIIGTILTTLGALILGVPIGVGCAVYLAEIANEKFAKIVKPAIELLAGIPSVIYGLYGLTVIVPFIKKVFNNQGFSILAGSIILAIMILPTIVNISESAIKAVPSTYKEGSLGLGSSHWQAIYRVIVPSAKSGITASVVLGMSRAIGETMAIIMVLGNTAIIPQSILSPARTLTGNIGIEMGYASAEHQKALFATGVVLFIFIMILNIIANMIYNRAGENK from the coding sequence GTGAAATTTCACGAAAGATTAATTGAAATTATACTATTTTTATGTGCTCTAAGTGCCATATTTGGTTTAGCATTAATTACCTATTTTATTTTCAGAGAAGGAGTTCCCATAATGATTAAATATGGTATAAAGAAGTTTTTATTGGGAACAACATGGGCACCTTTAAGATATGAATATGGGATACTTCCTATGATAATAGGAACAATTCTTACTACTTTAGGGGCATTAATATTAGGGGTTCCTATAGGAGTAGGATGTGCTGTATATTTAGCTGAGATCGCTAATGAAAAATTTGCGAAGATAGTAAAGCCCGCAATTGAATTATTGGCCGGAATACCATCAGTAATATATGGACTATATGGACTTACTGTAATCGTTCCTTTTATTAAAAAGGTATTTAATAATCAAGGATTTAGTATTTTAGCGGGAAGTATAATACTTGCCATAATGATATTGCCTACAATAGTAAATATTTCTGAATCCGCCATAAAAGCTGTGCCTTCTACATATAAGGAAGGTTCCCTTGGTTTGGGTTCTTCTCATTGGCAAGCCATATATCGCGTAATAGTTCCATCTGCGAAATCAGGAATTACCGCTTCCGTTGTATTGGGAATGAGTAGGGCTATTGGGGAAACTATGGCGATTATTATGGTACTTGGAAATACCGCTATTATTCCTCAAAGTATATTATCTCCTGCAAGAACTCTTACAGGAAATATAGGAATCGAAATGGGATATGCATCTGCAGAACATCAAAAAGCTTTATTTGCCACAGGTGTTGTATTGTTTATATTTATAATGATATTAAATATTATAGCGAATATGATATATAATAGGGCAGGTGAAAACAAATGA
- a CDS encoding phosphate ABC transporter substrate-binding protein produces MKSKSIFAFLCVIILVMGIFTGCGKKDDTAPAGDQTNGESRKILVNGSTSVQPLADELVKKYKEAHPNDVIDIQGGGSGVGIKAAMDGTSDIGMSSRELKDEEKSLKEYKIAIDGIAVIVNPANSVEDLTTEQIRKIYTGEIKDWSEIGGKSGKITVVTREEGSGTRGAFIELTGLEVEENGNKVDKTMAGAITQGSTGAVMTTVAGDESSIGFASFGSVEGSKDLKVLKVDGNECTEDNIYSSTYKLARPFLLVTKEEPTGLAKDFIDFILSEEGQNLIEENNYLKVE; encoded by the coding sequence ATGAAATCAAAGAGTATATTTGCATTCCTGTGTGTGATTATTTTGGTAATGGGAATTTTTACAGGTTGTGGGAAGAAAGATGATACTGCACCGGCAGGAGATCAGACAAATGGAGAATCCAGAAAAATATTAGTCAATGGGTCCACGTCAGTACAGCCCTTAGCTGATGAATTGGTTAAAAAATATAAAGAAGCTCATCCAAATGATGTAATAGATATTCAGGGCGGAGGTTCAGGAGTAGGAATAAAGGCAGCAATGGACGGAACATCTGATATAGGAATGTCTTCAAGAGAACTTAAAGATGAAGAAAAGTCGTTAAAAGAGTATAAAATAGCTATTGATGGAATAGCCGTCATAGTTAATCCGGCAAATAGTGTAGAAGATCTTACTACAGAGCAAATCAGAAAGATTTATACAGGTGAAATTAAAGACTGGAGTGAAATAGGCGGAAAATCAGGAAAGATAACTGTTGTAACCAGAGAGGAAGGTTCAGGGACAAGAGGAGCCTTTATAGAATTGACGGGATTGGAAGTTGAAGAGAATGGCAATAAAGTTGATAAAACTATGGCCGGAGCAATAACTCAAGGATCAACGGGAGCAGTTATGACCACAGTTGCGGGAGATGAAAGTTCCATAGGATTTGCTTCCTTTGGCAGCGTAGAAGGTTCTAAGGATTTAAAGGTTTTAAAAGTTGACGGAAATGAATGTACGGAAGATAATATATACAGCAGCACTTATAAATTAGCCAGACCGTTTTTATTGGTAACGAAAGAAGAGCCTACAGGACTTGCAAAAGATTTTATTGATTTTATATTAAGTGAAGAAGGTCAGAATTTAATAGAGGAGAATAATTATCTAAAAGTAGAATAG
- a CDS encoding ABC transporter ATP-binding protein: protein MAGKKVNEVPSGQRNVAMVFQNYALYPHMSVEDNIKYGMKVHKISPAEIDKRYKKAIELLKLDGLKNRKPKELSGGQRQRVALARAIVKRADYFLLDEPLSNLDVQLRVSARKGLVELHDIFQQTYVYVTHDQTEAMTIGNRIALFNKGELQMLSTPEEVYRRPKNVFTANFVGSPPMNIIKGRYEHGDIWFNEINYDLHDDWCKLISEKNSSDVVYIGIRPEDIILTKAKDRFSVKGTIKYMENYGNKKGIYIDVGKTEIIALVDNMEYEYGSQINVIFSPEKIHVFDGQTLNSFINRCWTCKCE from the coding sequence ATGGCAGGAAAAAAGGTTAACGAAGTACCAAGCGGGCAAAGAAATGTTGCCATGGTATTTCAGAATTATGCTCTGTATCCTCACATGAGTGTTGAAGACAATATAAAATATGGAATGAAGGTTCATAAGATAAGTCCCGCAGAAATAGATAAAAGGTACAAAAAGGCTATAGAATTACTGAAACTCGATGGGTTGAAAAACAGAAAACCAAAAGAATTATCGGGTGGTCAAAGGCAGAGAGTTGCTCTTGCCAGAGCCATAGTAAAGAGAGCGGACTATTTTCTTTTAGATGAGCCTTTATCTAACTTGGATGTTCAGCTAAGAGTCAGTGCAAGAAAAGGCTTGGTTGAACTTCATGATATTTTTCAGCAAACATATGTATATGTAACTCATGACCAAACAGAAGCTATGACTATAGGTAACAGAATAGCATTATTTAATAAAGGAGAATTGCAGATGCTGTCAACCCCGGAGGAAGTATATAGGAGGCCTAAAAATGTATTTACAGCTAATTTTGTAGGCTCACCTCCTATGAATATAATTAAGGGAAGATATGAACACGGAGATATATGGTTTAATGAAATAAATTATGATTTACATGATGACTGGTGTAAACTTATATCTGAAAAAAATAGCTCAGATGTAGTATATATAGGGATAAGGCCAGAAGATATCATACTAACAAAAGCAAAAGACAGGTTTTCTGTTAAAGGGACAATAAAATATATGGAAAATTACGGGAATAAAAAGGGGATTTATATAGATGTTGGAAAAACGGAGATAATAGCTCTGGTAGATAATATGGAATATGAATATGGCTCACAGATAAATGTTATTTTCAGCCCAGAAAAAATCCATGTTTTTGATGGTCAAACATTAAATTCCTTTATTAATAGATGTTGGACATGTAAATGCGAATAG
- a CDS encoding carbohydrate ABC transporter permease codes for MKIERKEIKWHVLMWIVVIFLLIPIVFAISNSFKTISDAMNNVFNLIPEEFTLKNYKYVFKRLPFFQIVMNTFTVAFTVTLFKLLTSILTAYSLVFFNLKYKNFIYYLLLSTMFIPFTVTMIPNYMTISAMGFRDNIIGVILPQMADALGIFLIRQAMRTIPKSLIEYAHLEDIGNMRTIKDIVIPLTKPAITSTGIIFFINSWNEYVWPVLILKSKENYTLSLALQMFISSEGGTEFTIAMAVSVLTMIIPLILYIVFQKYIIDTFSFSGIK; via the coding sequence ATGAAAATTGAAAGGAAAGAAATAAAATGGCATGTTTTAATGTGGATTGTAGTGATATTTTTGTTGATACCCATTGTATTTGCTATTTCAAATTCATTTAAGACGATTTCAGATGCGATGAATAATGTATTTAATTTAATACCGGAAGAGTTTACTTTGAAAAACTATAAATATGTATTTAAAAGATTACCTTTCTTTCAAATAGTAATGAATACTTTTACGGTAGCTTTTACAGTTACTTTGTTTAAATTACTGACCAGTATTCTGACAGCATATTCATTGGTTTTTTTTAATCTAAAGTATAAGAATTTTATCTATTATTTGTTGTTGAGCACCATGTTTATACCTTTTACAGTTACCATGATACCAAATTATATGACGATATCGGCTATGGGTTTCAGAGATAATATAATTGGTGTAATTTTACCTCAGATGGCTGATGCATTAGGGATATTTTTAATACGCCAAGCCATGAGGACCATACCGAAATCCTTAATTGAATATGCCCATTTAGAGGATATTGGTAATATGAGGACGATAAAGGATATTGTTATACCATTGACAAAACCGGCTATTACATCTACCGGAATAATTTTCTTTATTAATTCTTGGAACGAATATGTATGGCCGGTTTTGATTTTAAAATCGAAAGAAAATTATACATTATCTTTGGCACTTCAGATGTTCATCAGTTCCGAAGGAGGAACGGAATTTACGATAGCAATGGCGGTCTCCGTACTTACCATGATAATTCCTTTAATTTTATATATAGTATTTCAAAAATATATAATAGATACATTTTCTTTTTCCGGTATAAAGTAA
- a CDS encoding ABC transporter permease, whose translation MNFNHISIILKKELVDMFRDKKTIISSILIPIIIFPLIYGFMGLSQKNISKGIEEHGVDIALVSESKDSSIVDFFKNDSEFNIIETKNPQKSLEEGDIKALINISENFDDNISKDKVASITVNYDDSNQTSIMAMSIIRETISKYSASIVSNKLKDRGIDPSILNPINIKEEGIAQEGGTGAMIFSMLFPLMLSIYSVTSSLPSATDNGAGEKERGTLEPLLTTQVNRTSLFIGKYLAITISGIIGTFSSILGLFIAQRFNTELLGEGVNFTFLSIIMISLSAICLTLIFSALELAISIYARSFKEAQTYLSPLSIVVMIPAFATYMIDPKSISTTYFNIPIVSQISIMKELIVGIYNPVHIALSFSWAIIYIILATIFARKMFENESVIFRV comes from the coding sequence ATGAACTTTAATCATATATCTATTATATTGAAAAAAGAGCTTGTAGACATGTTTAGGGATAAAAAAACAATTATATCCAGTATACTCATACCTATAATTATATTTCCCTTGATATATGGCTTTATGGGATTAAGCCAGAAAAATATCAGCAAGGGTATTGAAGAACATGGAGTAGATATAGCTTTAGTATCGGAATCGAAAGATTCTTCAATTGTGGATTTTTTTAAAAACGATTCTGAATTTAATATTATTGAAACAAAAAATCCCCAAAAATCCCTTGAAGAAGGAGATATTAAAGCATTGATCAATATATCCGAAAATTTTGATGATAATATTTCTAAGGACAAAGTTGCATCTATTACGGTAAATTATGATGATTCAAATCAAACCTCTATTATGGCAATGAGCATAATAAGAGAAACAATATCCAAATATTCGGCCTCCATTGTTTCAAACAAGTTAAAGGATAGAGGAATAGATCCATCTATTTTAAATCCTATAAATATAAAAGAAGAGGGAATTGCGCAAGAAGGAGGAACGGGAGCTATGATTTTTTCAATGTTATTTCCTTTAATGCTTTCCATATATTCCGTTACTTCATCTCTTCCTTCAGCAACGGATAACGGAGCCGGAGAAAAGGAGAGAGGGACATTGGAACCTTTACTTACGACCCAGGTTAACAGAACATCATTATTTATAGGAAAATATCTTGCTATAACCATATCCGGGATAATAGGAACTTTTTCATCTATCTTAGGATTATTTATAGCTCAGAGATTTAATACCGAGCTTTTAGGGGAGGGAGTCAATTTTACATTTTTGTCAATAATCATGATTTCTCTTTCGGCTATATGTTTAACTCTTATTTTTTCAGCATTAGAGCTTGCAATAAGTATTTATGCCAGATCCTTTAAAGAAGCTCAGACTTATTTAAGCCCTTTGAGCATAGTGGTTATGATTCCGGCTTTTGCAACTTATATGATTGACCCGAAAAGTATTTCCACTACCTATTTTAATATACCTATCGTCAGTCAGATAAGTATAATGAAGGAGTTGATAGTGGGGATATACAATCCTGTCCACATAGCTTTATCATTTAGTTGGGCAATAATATATATTATCCTTGCTACAATCTTTGCGAGGAAGATGTTTGAGAATGAATCAGTAATATTTAGAGTATAA
- a CDS encoding ABC transporter ATP-binding protein, translating to MIKVQGITKKFKDFMAVDNVSFQVNEGDVLGLLGENGAGKTTILRMLATMLRPTSGTAEINGYDLLKQPDKVRGETGILFGGEVGVYDRLTARENIRYFAELNNMKKEKVDKRIDEISVMLGMSEYIDKRVGKFSRGMKQKVSIARSIVHNPNIMLFDEPTSGLDVTSSRIIHNFIRSCRDEGKIIIFSSHTMSEVEELCDRILIIHKGKVAAMGTTAELKSHFNNENLEDVFMELVGDKNEL from the coding sequence ATGATTAAAGTTCAGGGAATTACAAAAAAGTTTAAAGATTTTATGGCTGTTGATAATGTCAGCTTTCAGGTGAATGAAGGGGATGTGTTAGGGCTTCTTGGAGAAAATGGAGCCGGAAAGACAACTATTCTTAGAATGTTAGCAACAATGCTTAGGCCTACTTCAGGCACGGCGGAAATAAACGGCTATGATCTTTTGAAACAGCCTGATAAGGTAAGAGGAGAAACAGGAATATTATTTGGAGGAGAAGTGGGAGTATATGACAGACTAACTGCCAGAGAAAATATAAGATATTTTGCGGAATTGAATAATATGAAAAAGGAAAAAGTAGATAAGAGAATTGATGAAATATCAGTTATGCTGGGAATGTCAGAATATATAGATAAAAGAGTAGGAAAATTTTCCAGAGGAATGAAGCAAAAAGTTTCCATAGCAAGATCTATAGTTCATAATCCAAATATCATGCTTTTTGATGAACCTACCTCAGGGTTGGATGTTACTTCCTCAAGGATTATTCATAACTTTATAAGATCCTGTAGGGACGAGGGAAAGATAATAATATTCTCAAGTCATACTATGAGCGAAGTAGAAGAACTTTGCGACAGAATATTAATAATTCATAAGGGAAAAGTAGCAGCAATGGGAACGACTGCCGAGTTGAAATCTCATTTTAATAATGAAAATCTGGAAGATGTATTTATGGAATTGGTAGGTGATAAGAATGAACTTTAA
- the trhA gene encoding PAQR family membrane homeostasis protein TrhA: protein MNIKIKDPISALTHFIGAVLSVFGTMILVKYVEPIGTYKDMISVIVYGISLILLYTASTVYHWSPAQGKVNRILRKLDHMMIYVLIAGTYTPICMISLSGKWRWGLLISIWVLAVGGIILKALWMDVPRWISTTIYILMGWLVVLAFFPLKEVVSIEGVGWLIGGGIFYTVGAIIYGLKWPKFKWRGFGFHELFHLFVMAGSACHFWMIFKYVIGSI from the coding sequence ATGAATATAAAAATTAAGGACCCTATCAGTGCATTAACTCATTTTATAGGAGCTGTTTTATCTGTTTTTGGTACTATGATATTAGTAAAATATGTAGAGCCTATAGGAACATATAAAGATATGATTTCTGTTATTGTTTATGGGATAAGTCTTATTTTATTGTATACGGCAAGTACGGTATATCATTGGTCCCCTGCTCAAGGAAAAGTAAACAGGATCTTAAGAAAGTTGGATCATATGATGATTTATGTTCTGATTGCAGGAACATATACTCCAATATGTATGATTTCTCTTTCGGGGAAATGGCGATGGGGTTTATTAATAAGTATTTGGGTTCTTGCTGTTGGAGGAATTATCTTGAAAGCTCTTTGGATGGATGTACCTCGATGGATTTCTACAACTATCTATATTCTTATGGGATGGCTTGTGGTACTTGCTTTTTTCCCCTTAAAAGAAGTTGTCTCGATAGAAGGAGTAGGTTGGCTAATCGGAGGAGGTATCTTCTATACTGTAGGAGCAATTATATATGGTTTAAAATGGCCTAAATTTAAGTGGAGAGGATTTGGATTTCATGAATTATTTCATCTCTTTGTAATGGCAGGGAGTGCATGTCATTTTTGGATGATTTTTAAATATGTAATAGGCTCGATATAA
- a CDS encoding DUF1836 domain-containing protein, whose translation MTFEREELINLIKKNISLKQIDLSEIPDIDLYMDQVTTFMEDKLKEFKRTKEDKILTKTMINNYTKNKILPPPEKKKYSKDHMMLLILIYHLKQILSIGDIHSLLSSVSDISIENLYKNFTDIQSIECKNFSEEMPKKIDELQKQIHPNEENFDKLTLFSMIFFLIIQSSLEKRLAEKLIDTFFND comes from the coding sequence ATGACTTTTGAAAGAGAAGAATTGATAAATTTGATTAAGAAAAATATTTCTTTAAAACAAATAGATTTATCGGAAATTCCGGATATTGATTTATATATGGACCAAGTGACAACTTTTATGGAAGATAAATTAAAAGAATTCAAAAGGACGAAAGAAGATAAGATATTAACCAAAACCATGATCAATAACTATACAAAAAATAAAATACTTCCTCCCCCTGAAAAGAAAAAATATTCTAAAGATCATATGATGCTTTTAATATTAATTTATCATTTAAAACAGATTTTATCTATTGGTGATATTCATTCCCTACTATCTTCCGTAAGTGATATCTCCATTGAAAATTTATATAAAAACTTTACTGATATTCAATCAATAGAATGTAAAAATTTTTCTGAAGAAATGCCAAAAAAAATAGATGAATTGCAAAAACAAATTCATCCTAATGAAGAAAACTTTGATAAATTAACTTTATTTTCAATGATTTTTTTCTTGATAATACAATCTTCTTTAGAAAAGAGACTGGCAGAAAAGTTAATAGATACATTTTTTAATGATTAA